One segment of Vallicoccus soli DNA contains the following:
- a CDS encoding single-stranded DNA-binding protein → MTLSKPRLTLAGNLTREPRVLSEEPPRVAFGLAVNPERRDAASEQWVPDGDVQYYDVVCFGALAANVRESLSKGDPVLVVGGLRRRGWQRADGSDGTTYEIAADAVAPDLRRGTSHFRRTRRGAPAEARAADPAGQEEGAAGEVAAGEVDGGPVVVDLRTGELVDA, encoded by the coding sequence ATGACCCTGAGCAAGCCCCGGCTGACCCTGGCCGGCAACCTGACCCGCGAGCCGCGGGTGCTGTCCGAGGAGCCGCCGCGCGTGGCCTTCGGCCTGGCCGTCAACCCCGAGCGGCGCGACGCCGCGAGCGAGCAGTGGGTGCCCGACGGCGACGTGCAGTACTACGACGTCGTCTGCTTCGGCGCCCTCGCGGCGAACGTGCGCGAATCGCTGAGCAAGGGCGACCCGGTCCTCGTCGTCGGCGGGCTCCGCCGGCGGGGCTGGCAGCGCGCCGACGGCTCGGACGGGACGACGTACGAGATCGCGGCCGACGCGGTGGCGCCGGACCTGCGGCGCGGGACCTCGCACTTCCGGCGCACCCGGCGCGGCGCGCCCGCCGAGGCCCGGGCGGCGGACCCGGCCGGGCAGGAGGAGGGCGCCGCGGGGGAGGTGGCCGCGGGGGAGGTCGACGGGGGGCCGGTGGTCGTCGACCTGCGGACCGGCGAGCTGGTCGACGCCTGA